In Juglans regia cultivar Chandler chromosome 13, Walnut 2.0, whole genome shotgun sequence, the following proteins share a genomic window:
- the LOC109006832 gene encoding lignin-forming anionic peroxidase-like — MASTVTRACLILALFLFISSMTCEAQLSSKFYDNTCPKALSTIRTATRTAVSRERRMAASLIRLHFHDCFVQGCDASILLDDTPSILGEKTAPNNAGSVRGYEVIDDIKSKVENVCPGVVSCADILAVVARDASVAVGGPSWTVKLGRRDSTTASLSLTDTNLPKFIDGLGRLTSLFREKGLSERDMVALSGSHTIGQARCVTFRGRIHNNASDIDAGFASTRKRKCSLAIGSDDEKIAPLDLVTPNSFDNNYFKNLIQKKGLLQSDQILFSGGSTDSIVTEYSKSPSTFKNDFAAAMVRMGNIEPITGSQGQIRKLCSVVN, encoded by the exons ATGGCTTCTACTGTTACCCGGGCATGCTTGATTCTTGCTCTATTCTTGTTTATCTCGAGCATGACATGCGAAGCACAGCTATCCTCTAAATTTTATGACAACACATGTCCGAAAGCACTTAGCACGATCCGAACAGCGACTAGAACCGCCGTTTCTCGTGAGCGTAGAATGGCGGCATCTCTCATTCGGCTTCATTTCCATGATTGTTTTGTTCAG GGTTGCGATGCATCAATTTTGCTTGATGATACTCCCTCAATATTGGGTGAAAAAACAGCTCCAAATAATGCTGGTTCAGTGAGAGGATACGAAGTCATTGATGACATCAAGTCTAAAGTGGAGAACGTTTGTCCTGGTGTTGTATCATGTGCAGATATTCTAGCAGTTGTAGCTCGGGATGCATCTGTTGCT GTCGGCGGACCATCATGGACGGTGAAGCTTGGAAGAAGAGACTCCACCACAGCAAGCCTCAGCCTAACCGACACCAACCTTCCGAAGTTTATTGATGGCCTTGGCAGGTTGACTTCCTTGTTTCGCGAGAAAGGTTTGAGTGAAAGAGATATGGTCGCCCTTTCAG GATCGCATACAATAGGACAAGCAAGATGTGTGACCTTCCGCGGTAGGATTCACAACAATGCAAGTGATATCGATGCTGGGTTTGCTAGTACTAGAAAGCGCAAGTGTTCACTTGCTATAGGTAGCGACGACGAGAAGATAGCACCGCTTGATTTGGTGACACCCAATTCTTTTGATAATAATTACTTTAAGAATCTGATTCAGAAGAAGGGTCTTCTCCAATCTGATCAAATACTATTTAGTGGAGGATCCACAGACAGCATTGTTACCGAGTATAGTAAGAGCCCTTCAACTTTCAAGAATGATTTCGCTGCTGCTATGGTCAGAATGGGAAATATCGAGCCCATCACGGGTTCTCAAGGACAGATACGAAAACTTTGCAGTGTCGTCAACTAA